In Niallia sp. FSL W8-0635, one genomic interval encodes:
- a CDS encoding peptidase U32 family protein has product MTIVKDPISEIRDGKRVIVKKPELLAPAGNLEKLKIAVAYGADAVFIGGQEYGLRSNAGNFTFEEMKEGVEFAKKYQAKVYVTTNIFAHNENIDGLEDYLLGLKTAGVHGIIVADPLIIETCRRVAPEIEVHLSTQQSLSNWKAVQYWKEEGLERVVLAREIGADEIKEMKEKVDIEIETFIHGAMCIAYSGRCTLSNHMTARDSNRGGCCQSCRWDYDLYKQEGEEEQALFTDEDAPFAMSPKDLKLVESIPRMIELGIDSLKIEGRMKSIHYIATVVSVYRKVIDAYCADPDNFVIQEEWLKELDKCANRDTAPAFFEGQPGYKEQMFGNHSKKTTFDFAGLVLDYNEETKMVTLQQRNFFKQGQEIEFFGPEIDNFTMIVDKIWDVDGKEMEAARHPLQIVKFKVDHPVYPNNMMRKEL; this is encoded by the coding sequence ATGACAATAGTTAAAGATCCTATTTCTGAAATAAGAGATGGAAAAAGAGTAATTGTAAAGAAACCGGAACTATTAGCACCAGCTGGCAATTTAGAAAAACTAAAAATTGCTGTTGCATACGGGGCAGATGCTGTATTTATTGGTGGGCAAGAGTATGGACTTCGCTCAAATGCTGGAAACTTCACTTTTGAAGAAATGAAAGAAGGAGTGGAGTTTGCTAAGAAATATCAGGCAAAAGTATATGTAACAACAAATATATTTGCACATAACGAAAATATCGATGGCTTGGAAGATTACTTATTAGGTTTAAAAACAGCAGGTGTACACGGAATAATTGTTGCTGACCCTCTAATCATTGAAACTTGTCGGCGAGTTGCTCCGGAAATTGAGGTGCATTTAAGTACTCAGCAATCTCTTTCTAACTGGAAGGCCGTTCAGTATTGGAAGGAAGAAGGATTAGAACGTGTTGTGCTTGCTCGAGAAATAGGTGCAGACGAAATAAAAGAAATGAAGGAAAAAGTAGATATTGAAATTGAAACCTTCATCCATGGAGCAATGTGTATTGCTTATTCAGGTAGATGTACGTTAAGTAATCATATGACTGCTAGAGATTCAAATCGTGGTGGATGCTGTCAATCCTGTCGTTGGGATTACGATTTGTACAAGCAGGAGGGCGAAGAAGAGCAGGCTTTATTTACAGATGAGGATGCACCTTTTGCAATGAGCCCGAAAGACTTAAAGCTAGTTGAATCGATTCCACGGATGATTGAACTAGGTATTGACAGTTTGAAAATTGAAGGTAGAATGAAATCCATCCATTATATTGCTACAGTTGTTAGTGTTTATCGAAAAGTAATTGATGCATATTGTGCTGACCCAGATAATTTTGTCATTCAAGAGGAGTGGCTAAAAGAACTGGATAAATGTGCAAATCGAGACACAGCTCCTGCGTTCTTTGAAGGACAGCCGGGGTATAAAGAGCAAATGTTTGGAAATCATAGCAAAAAGACCACTTTTGACTTTGCTGGTTTAGTGCTGGATTATAATGAAGAGACAAAAATGGTAACATTACAACAAAGAAACTTCTTTAAACAGGGGCAGGAAATTGAGTTTTTCGGTCCGGAAATTGATAATTTTACAATGATTGTAGATAAAATATGGGATGTAGACGGTAAAGAAATGGAAGCTGCTAGACATCCATTGCAAATTGTTAAATTTAAGGTGGATCACCCTGTTTATCCAAATAATATGATGCGAAAGGAGCTTTAA
- a CDS encoding peptidase U32 family protein — protein sequence MKKPELLVTPTNINDIEPLIDNGADAFVIGEQKFGLRLAGEFNREEVKKAIEIAHKREKKVYVAVNAIFHNDKIEEVTEYLRFLNEVKADAVIYGDPAVLMISREVAPSLKLHWSTETTGTNWYTCNYWGRKGAKRAVLAREISMDAIIETKENAEVEIEIQVHGMATMFQSKRTLLEHYFQYQGKEVELEAIKTDKNLFLHDKERANKYPIFQDENGTHIMSPNDICIIDELQDLIEAGIDSFKIEGLLKDSAYIIAVTGFYHKAISMYLNNPDQYDEEKDNLLAEMEKIQPPNRSLDTGFFFKETVY from the coding sequence ATGAAAAAACCGGAATTACTAGTAACGCCAACCAACATAAATGATATAGAGCCACTTATTGATAATGGAGCAGATGCCTTTGTTATTGGTGAGCAAAAATTTGGTTTAAGATTAGCTGGTGAATTTAATCGTGAAGAAGTAAAAAAAGCGATTGAAATTGCTCACAAACGAGAAAAAAAGGTATATGTAGCCGTAAATGCCATTTTTCATAATGATAAAATAGAAGAAGTAACAGAGTATCTTCGATTTTTAAATGAAGTAAAAGCAGACGCGGTTATCTATGGAGATCCAGCTGTTTTAATGATTTCGAGAGAAGTAGCTCCAAGCTTGAAATTACATTGGAGTACAGAAACAACAGGAACGAACTGGTACACATGTAATTATTGGGGGCGAAAAGGAGCTAAGAGAGCAGTTCTGGCGAGAGAAATTAGCATGGATGCTATTATTGAAACAAAAGAAAATGCAGAAGTGGAAATTGAAATTCAGGTTCATGGAATGGCAACAATGTTCCAATCAAAACGTACCTTGCTAGAACACTATTTCCAATATCAAGGGAAAGAAGTAGAATTAGAAGCTATCAAAACAGATAAAAACCTCTTTTTGCATGATAAAGAAAGAGCCAATAAATATCCCATTTTTCAAGATGAAAATGGAACACATATTATGAGTCCAAACGATATTTGTATAATCGACGAGCTTCAAGATCTTATAGAAGCTGGTATTGATTCTTTCAAAATCGAAGGACTTCTAAAAGATTCAGCATATATTATTGCGGTTACTGGCTTTTATCATAAAGCGATATCAATGTACTTAAATAATCCAGATCAATATGACGAAGAAAAAGACAATTTACTTGCGGAAATGGAAAAAATTCAACCACCTAATAGATCATTAGATACAGGATTTTTCTTTAAAGAAACGGTTTACTAA
- a CDS encoding O-methyltransferase has protein sequence MQNKQILDYIEQLIPERNEQIREIEEYAIQNEVPIMELVGIEALLQLLRIQQPKKILEVGTAIGYSALRMAEALPFSQIITIERDEQRYLVAKENVKKLKRESQVSLLQGDALELDSAVEKHGPFDAIFIDAAKGQYQKFFNLYSQFLSDGGIVYTDNILFHGLVASSEIESRNLRQLVRKIRNYNQWLMENEDYHTAILPVGDGIAISKKRG, from the coding sequence TTGCAAAATAAACAAATCCTGGATTACATTGAACAATTAATCCCAGAAAGAAATGAGCAGATAAGAGAAATAGAAGAGTACGCTATCCAGAATGAAGTGCCGATTATGGAGTTAGTAGGAATAGAAGCATTATTACAATTATTGCGTATTCAGCAGCCTAAAAAAATATTGGAAGTTGGAACGGCCATTGGCTATTCTGCATTAAGAATGGCAGAAGCACTCCCATTTTCTCAAATAATAACGATTGAAAGAGATGAACAACGGTATTTAGTAGCGAAAGAAAATGTAAAAAAGCTTAAACGAGAATCACAGGTTAGCTTATTGCAAGGTGATGCCCTTGAACTTGATTCCGCTGTGGAAAAACACGGGCCGTTTGATGCCATTTTCATTGATGCGGCAAAAGGTCAGTATCAAAAGTTCTTTAATCTATATAGCCAATTTTTGTCAGATGGTGGAATTGTATATACAGATAATATATTATTTCATGGTTTAGTTGCATCAAGTGAGATAGAGAGCAGAAACCTTCGCCAATTAGTACGTAAAATAAGAAATTATAATCAATGGCTTATGGAAAATGAGGATTATCACACAGCAATTTTGCCTGTGGGAGACGGTATTGCAATTAGTAAAAAGAGGGGATAA